The following coding sequences lie in one Sorex araneus isolate mSorAra2 chromosome 4, mSorAra2.pri, whole genome shotgun sequence genomic window:
- the LOC101554239 gene encoding histone H1.8 isoform X2, whose translation MAQKRRTFTLYSSSSTTTFAASVDSPVEPKKPGWDQARALRLRRHPPVLHMVLEALRNTQRPGGTSVAAIKVYILHKYPTVDVLRLKYLLRQALATGVSRGLLTRPANSKAKGATGSFKLVPKPTKKTQTKKTCPKAAPRDPGEAKEQGPRRASKAEKGLPSPAQAKKDPRKPGEGKAAPPKPGAAKDKPPRKAGETKKGLSEPGQGPKGPQKASEGKGARAKPSTAEKAPQNGSQTKASQAPRPPGKASKAPPSGKPKAAGGADALRKTKVKSSSSKATVSKSENGAVSPSGKEAKAQGGLQPGAKARRPPKGSAPARKKMDLSPKASTAVADSRGSGAKT comes from the exons ATGGCGCAGAAGAGAAGGACCTTCACCCTctactcctcttcctccaccaccaccttcGCCGCCTCTGTGGACTCGCCCGTGGAGCCTAAAAAGCCGG GCTGGGACCAGGCCCGAGCCCTCCGGCTGCGCCGGCACCCCCCCGTGCTGCACATGGTCCTGGAGGCCCTGCGGAACACGCAGCGCCCCGGGGGCACCTCGGTGGCCGCCATCAAGGTCTACATCCTGCACAAGTACCCCACAGTGGACGTGCTCCGGCTCAAGTACCTGCTGAGGCAGGCGCTGGCCACAGGCGTCAGCCGCGGCCTCCTCACCCGGCCGGCCAACTCCAAGGCCAAGGGGGCCACCGGCAGCTTCAAA cTAGTTCCTAAGCCCACGAAGAAAACCCAGACCAAGAAGACGTGCCCCAAAGCAGCCCCCAGAGACCCCGGCGAGGCCAAGGAGCAGGGCCCCAGGAGAGCCAGCAAGGCCGAGAAGGGtcttcccagcccagcccaggccaAGAAGGACCCCAGGAAGCCGGGAGAGGGCAAGGCGGCTCCCCCCAAACCCGGAGCAGCCAAGGATAAGCCCCCCCGAAAGGCCGGCGAGACCAAAAAGGGCCTTTCCGAGCCGGGCCAGGGGCCAAAGGGACCCCAGAAGGCAAGTGAGGGGAAGGGGGCGCGTGCGAAACCAAGCACGGCTGAGAAGGCCCCCCAGAACGGCAGCCAGACCAAGGCCAGccaggccccccggccccccggcaaGGCCAGCAAGGCCCCTCCCAGTGGGAAGCCAAAGGCCGCAGGAG GTGCCGACGCCCTCAGGAAAACCAAAGTGAAGAGCAGCAGCTCCAAGGCCACGGTCAGCAAG AGCGAGAATGGCGCCGTGTCCCCCTCGGGGAAGGAGGCGAAGGCCCAGGGGGGGCTGCAGCCGGGAGCCAAGGCCCGGCGGCCTCCCAAGGGCAGTGCTCCGGCCAGGAAGAAGATGGACTTGAGCCCCAAGGCCTCAACAGCCGTGGCAGACAGCCGGGGGTCAGGGGCCAAGACCTAG
- the LOC101554239 gene encoding histone H1.8 isoform X1 — translation MAQKRRTFTLYSSSSTTTFAASVDSPVEPKKPGWDQARALRLRRHPPVLHMVLEALRNTQRPGGTSVAAIKVYILHKYPTVDVLRLKYLLRQALATGVSRGLLTRPANSKAKGATGSFKLVPKPTKKTQTKKTCPKAAPRDPGEAKEQGPRRASKAEKGLPSPAQAKKDPRKPGEGKAAPPKPGAAKDKPPRKAGETKKGLSEPGQGPKGPQKASEGKGARAKPSTAEKAPQNGSQTKASQAPRPPGKASKAPPSGKPKAAGGRSQPGADALRKTKVKSSSSKATVSKSENGAVSPSGKEAKAQGGLQPGAKARRPPKGSAPARKKMDLSPKASTAVADSRGSGAKT, via the exons ATGGCGCAGAAGAGAAGGACCTTCACCCTctactcctcttcctccaccaccaccttcGCCGCCTCTGTGGACTCGCCCGTGGAGCCTAAAAAGCCGG GCTGGGACCAGGCCCGAGCCCTCCGGCTGCGCCGGCACCCCCCCGTGCTGCACATGGTCCTGGAGGCCCTGCGGAACACGCAGCGCCCCGGGGGCACCTCGGTGGCCGCCATCAAGGTCTACATCCTGCACAAGTACCCCACAGTGGACGTGCTCCGGCTCAAGTACCTGCTGAGGCAGGCGCTGGCCACAGGCGTCAGCCGCGGCCTCCTCACCCGGCCGGCCAACTCCAAGGCCAAGGGGGCCACCGGCAGCTTCAAA cTAGTTCCTAAGCCCACGAAGAAAACCCAGACCAAGAAGACGTGCCCCAAAGCAGCCCCCAGAGACCCCGGCGAGGCCAAGGAGCAGGGCCCCAGGAGAGCCAGCAAGGCCGAGAAGGGtcttcccagcccagcccaggccaAGAAGGACCCCAGGAAGCCGGGAGAGGGCAAGGCGGCTCCCCCCAAACCCGGAGCAGCCAAGGATAAGCCCCCCCGAAAGGCCGGCGAGACCAAAAAGGGCCTTTCCGAGCCGGGCCAGGGGCCAAAGGGACCCCAGAAGGCAAGTGAGGGGAAGGGGGCGCGTGCGAAACCAAGCACGGCTGAGAAGGCCCCCCAGAACGGCAGCCAGACCAAGGCCAGccaggccccccggccccccggcaaGGCCAGCAAGGCCCCTCCCAGTGGGAAGCCAAAGGCCGCAGGAGGTAGGAGCCAGCCAG GTGCCGACGCCCTCAGGAAAACCAAAGTGAAGAGCAGCAGCTCCAAGGCCACGGTCAGCAAG AGCGAGAATGGCGCCGTGTCCCCCTCGGGGAAGGAGGCGAAGGCCCAGGGGGGGCTGCAGCCGGGAGCCAAGGCCCGGCGGCCTCCCAAGGGCAGTGCTCCGGCCAGGAAGAAGATGGACTTGAGCCCCAAGGCCTCAACAGCCGTGGCAGACAGCCGGGGGTCAGGGGCCAAGACCTAG